The following coding sequences lie in one Silene latifolia isolate original U9 population chromosome 5, ASM4854445v1, whole genome shotgun sequence genomic window:
- the LOC141656563 gene encoding disease resistance protein RGA2-like — MDLGTVSSVAQTLFAALQCKELKDICVLFGYESELENLRRTVCTVRAVLKDAEAKQDGLTSLSSQAQLYIDELKDAVYDADDLLDEFITVIDQKKELIAQKGAILGEVRLFFSRFNRLSFARNMSKSVKKIRMKLDAIAVNYGKFGFKIDYEPLTVRREETCSYVNESDIIGRDADVRKLLDMLVPSDGNHNVCNFVSIVGIGGLGKTALAQLVYNDPSVKAAFSLRMWACVNDQDQNQLGVKENLIKILRSAVGDNRCDGYSLDQVQCQLRQQLAENKYLLVLDDVWTEDREEWLKLERFIKGGKKGSWVIVTTRSMETARIVGNGLIYRLEGLSCDYSWRLFQMMAFEQANPTEDFVEFGREIVESCANVPLAIRVVGSLLYGQNMSKWRLFQQKGLAYIPGDKNGITSILKLSYHHLKSPLKSCFSYCAIFPKDYVIDKEMILSLWMAQGYIVPFCDGQSIADAAEECFLILLRRCFFQDVKRNVYGEIVSFKMHDLMHDIAQDVAGKEICEVLSNPTGLDDERVRHLSIVERNFRKKFSAMTHIRSCLRVEWEDKELLMGLILTKCLRLRSLDLSFLQLEILPESIGNLLHLRYLNLSCNHKLKRLPKSITKLHNLLTLKLADCSELIELPKDLRKLHKLHILDISGCYSLKYLPLGVSKLSYLHTLSRYTVGFTNLSVKECFDQLEDLKTTLTKLKGSLEIDIQVPNNATYVKEDDRGGAYIQSKEHLTCIELAFKHDEDSYESVEYEEALLEELQPHSKLMGLTVKGFRGVRLPSWARGDNLTSNLPNLVTLEIVSCEELECLLELGRMCHLKNLELVDLPKLEYVENGYSERELSLFPCLEYVRLQRLPKLEALSRGSNVINEDGFGFELRQLWPQLKDMVIVECPKMSWTPVEGVRINDPTHSLHYIYLSFPWSTLNCF; from the exons ATGGATCTCGGAACAGTGTCATCGGTGGCACAAACCCTCTTCGCCGCCTTGCAATGCAAGGAGCTCAAAGATATTTGCGTTCTTTTCGGATACGAGTCGGAACTGGAGAACCTTAGGCGTACCGTGTGCACCGTAAGAGCTGTGCTCAAGGATGCGGAGGCCAAACAAGATGGTCTCACGTCTTTGTCCAGCCAAGCTCAGTTATACATTGACGAGCTTAAGGATGCTGTTTACGACGCTGACGATTTATTGGATGAGTTTATCACTGTGATAGACCAAAAGAAGGAGCTCATAGCTCAAAAGGGTGCTATTCTTGGAGAGGTTCGTCTTTTCTTTTCTCGTTTCAATCGTCTTAGTTTTGCTCGTAATATGTCAAAAAGTGTTAAGAAGATTAGGATGAAGTTGGATGCCATTGCTGTTAATTATGGTAAGTTTGGTTTTAAGATTGACTATGAGCCTCTTacggttagaagggaggagactTGCTCTTATGTCAACGAGAGTGATATTATTGGTCGAGATGCCGATGTGCGAAAATTGTTGGACATGTTGGTACCATCTGATGGTAATCATAATGTTTGTAATTTCGTTAGCATTGTGGGTATTGGAGGtttgggaaaaaccgctcttgctCAACTTGTGTATAATGACCCGAGTGTCAAGGCCGCGTTTTCGTTGAGGATGTGGGCGTGTGTAAACGATCAAGATCAAAATCAATTGGGGGTAAAAGAGAATCTTATTAAAATCTTGAGATCGGCTGTGGGTGATAATAGATGCGATGGTTACTCACTGGATCAGGTTCAATGCCAGCTTCGGCAACAACTAGCCGAAAATAAGTATTTACTTGTGTTAGACGATGTATGGACCGAAGATCGTGAGGAATGGCTTAAGTTGGAGAGATTTATCAAGGGAGGTAAAAAGGGAAGTTGGGTTATCGTAACTACTCGTTCCATGGAGACCGCTAGAATTGTGGGGAATGGTCTCATATACCGGTTGGAAGGCTTGTCTTGCGACTATTCATGGCGTTTGTTTCAAATGATGGCATTTGAGCAGGCAAATCCTACGGAGGATTTTGTCGAATTTGGTCGTGAAATTGTTGAAAGTTGCGCTAATGTCCCTCTTGCCATAAGAGTTGTGGGTAGTCTTTTATATGGTCAAAATATGAGTAAATGGCGTTTGTTTCAGCAAAAAGGATTGGCTTATATTCCTGGCGATAAAAACGGCATAACATCTATATTGAAACTGAGCTACCACCATTTGAAATCCCCATTGAAAAGTTGTTTTAGTTATTGTGCAATCTTTCCTAAGGATTATGTAATAGATAAGGAGATGATCTTAAGCCTTTGGATGGCACAAGGCTACATTGTTCCATTTTGTGACGGTCAAAGCATAGCAGATGCTGCTGAAGAATGTTTTTTGATTTTGTTACGGAGATGTTTCTTCCAAGATGTAAAGAGGAACGTGTACGGTGAGATTGTCTCATTCAAGATGCACGATCTTATGCATGACATAGCACAAGATGTGGCAGGAAAAGAAATCTGTGAAGTGCTCTCGAATCCCACCGGATTAGACGATGAAAGAGTTCGTCACCTGTCAATTGTCGAAAGGAATTTCAGAAAAAAGTTTTCAGCTATGACCCACATTCGTAGCTGTCTTAGAGTTGAATGGGAAGACAAGGAATTACTGATGGGTCTGATACTAACAAAATGTTTGCGCTTGAGATCTCTAGACTTGAGTTTTTTACAACTCGAAATTTTACCTGAATCAATAGGTAACTTACTGCATTTAAGATATTTAAATCTTTCATGTAATCATAAGCTTAAGAGACTCCCAAAATCAATAACAAAGCTACATAATCTACTGACGCTGAAATTAGCTGATTGTTCTGAATTGATCGAGTTGCCCAAAGATTTGAGAAAGCTACATAAGCTTCACATCTTAGATATATCTGGATGCTATAGTTTGAAGTATCTACCTTTGGGTGTGAGTAAACTGTCTTATTTGCACACACTGAGTAGGTATACGGTGGGGTTTACAAATTTGAGTGTGAAGGAATGTTTTGATCAGCTGGAAGACCTAAAGACTACTCTGACAAAATTGAAGGGTTCCCTTGAGATTGATATCCAAGTGCCTAACAATGCTACATATGTCAAAGAAGACGATAGGGGAGGAGCATACATACAAAGTAAGGAGCATCTCACTTGTATTGAGCTTGCTTTTAAGCATGATGAAGATAGTTACGAAAGTGTCGAGTACGAGGAAGCATTGTTGGAGGAGCTCCAACCGCATTCTAAACTAATGGGGTTGACAGTGAAGGGATTCAGAGGCGTGAGATTGCCAAGTTGGGCGAGGGGAGATAACTTGACAAGCAATCTCCCGAATCTTGTGACTTTGGAAATTGTAAGTTGTGAGGAGTTGGAGTGCCTTCTTGAATTGGGAAGAATGTGTCATCTGAAGAACTTAGAGCTGGTGGATTTGCCAAAATTGGAATATGTGGAGAATGGATATAGCGAACGGGAACTGTCATTATTTCCGTGCCTTGAATATGTTCGTTTACAAAGGTTGCCAAAGTTGGAAGCTTTGTCACGAGGATCTAATGTAATCAATGAGGATGGATTTGGTTTTGAGCTACGTCAATTATGGCCTCAATTGAAAGATATGGTGATAGTTGAGTGCCCCAAAATGTCATGGACTCCTGTCGAAGGCGTAAGGATAAATGATCCGACGCACAGTTTACATTACATCTACCTAAG TTTTCCATGGAGTACACTCAATTGTTTCTAA
- the LOC141654741 gene encoding zinc finger A20 and AN1 domain-containing stress-associated protein 1-like: MNDPPLCATGCGFYGNPTQNNLCSKCFRDSLKKATVKQEQTCTNTTTTTICSNNNNKDDVGTKVANEGKTMKKRCGCCKKRVGLTGFECRCGQVYCGSHRYPELHSCPFDFKGLELESLSKTLFSAAECKADKLHYRL; encoded by the coding sequence ATGAATGATCCACCTTTATGTGCAACCGGATGCGGATTCTATGGAAATCCAACCCAAAACAATCTTTGTTCTAAGTGTTTCCGAGATTCCCTCAAGAAAGCAACCGTAAAACAAGAACAAACTTGTactaatactactactactactatttgtagcaacaacaacaacaaagacgACGTCGGAACTAAGGTTGCTAATGAGGGCAAGACAATGAAGAAGAGGTGTGGTTGTTGCAAGAAACGGGTTGGGCTGACGGGTTTCGAGTGCAGGTGTGGACAAGTGTACTGTGGGTCTCACAGGTACCCTGAGTTACATTCATGTCCGTTTGATTTCAAGGGACTCGAACTTGAGTCTTTGTCCAAGACTTTGTTTTCTGCGGCGGAATGCAAGGCCGATAAGCTTCATTATcgcttgtaa
- the LOC141654742 gene encoding zinc finger A20 and AN1 domain-containing stress-associated protein 1-like produces MNDPALCANGCGFYGNPTQNNLCSKCYKDSLKQAALQQQQTRTTTTTRTNNNSKDDIVTKVAVESGSETQMNKKMKKRCGCCKKRVGLTGFECRCGEVYCGSHRYPELHSCPFDFKGVELESLSKTLFSAAECKADKLHYRL; encoded by the coding sequence ATGAATGATCCAGCTCTATGTGCAAATGGATGCGGATTCTATGGGAATCCGACCCAAAACAATCTTTGTTCTAAGTGTTACAAAGATTCCCTCAAGCAAGCTGccttacaacaacaacaaactcgtactactactactactcgtACAAATAATAACAGCAAAGACGACATCGTCACTAAGGTCGCTGTCGAAAGTGGGAGTGAGACTCAGATGAataagaagatgaagaagaggtGTGGTTGTTGCAAGAAACGGGTTGGGCTGACGGGTTTCGAGTGCAGGTGCGGAGAAGTGTACTGTGGGTCTCATAGGTATCCTGAGTTGCATTCTTGTCCGTTTGATTTCAAGGGAGTCGAACTTGAGTCTTTGTCCAAGACTTTGTTTTCTGCGGCCGAATGCAAGGCCGATAAGCTTCATTATCGTTTGTAA